The region tgtcatttaaatcaattattTTTACTACAACGCTTTTTTCTGTTCGGAAAGGAGCTAATCCTTTATCAGAAGCCTGTATGTCAATCTCATAGCTCTCTTCTAATTCAGAATCAATCAGATCTTGTACAGTAATTACACCTGTGTGAGGATCTACACGGAACAGTTCACGTATTCTGCTTTTTACATTATTACCTAATGTATAGATAATTTCACTATTAATGCCCTCATCTAAATCAGTGGCATTTACTTGTATAACAGTTATGCCAATTGGAGCATTTTCATTAAGAAGCACTGAATAATTTTCTTCAGTGAAAACAGGCATATTATCATTAACATCCAAAACATGCACCCATATTTCAGCAGTTCCGGATCTACTCGGTTTTCCACCGTCAACGGCTGACAGGAGCAATTTGTGTTTGCTCTTTGTTTCTCTGTCGAGCGACTTGAACAGCACTAAAATTGGTATTTTACCATCTTTTCCTCGTTCTTTAACTTCCAAACGAAAATGGTCATTTGCACTGAGTTTATACTCCTGGATGGAAAACGGCCCGACGTCGGGGTCATGTGCAGCTTGCAACTGGAGGCGCAATCCTGGCAGAGCGGACTCTGAAATTTCCAGACGTGACGCGTTCACTGAGAAGCTTGGAGAGTGGTCGTTAATGTCCAGCACCTCTACGCTCACGTAGTGGATTTCCAGCGGGTTTTCCAACAATGTTTTGAGTTGGATCACACACACGCTGCTCCGCTCGCACACCTTCTCCCTGTCGATGACTCGGTCAACATATAGCAGCCCGTCTCCATTGTTGACGCTAAAAAACGGCTCTGATGAGCCCTCCACGATGCGGTATCCTCTCTCTTTCAGCGTGGTCTTGTCGAGCCCCAAATCCTTTGCGATGTTCCCCACAACACTTCCTTCTTTCACCTCTTCCGCAATGGAATATCTGATCTGGGCGTAACCTCTGCTCCACGACAAAATGaaggaaacaataaaaacaaatagtcGCCTTTGTCCTCCAGTTAAGCCACGTCCTTTACGTTTCATCATGGTGAAGCAATGGTAACCGTGTggacaaaaatgtacatttgCAAATCGAAATATATTCTATTTATATTTTTGAAGTCCTCAAACAGCACTGACCATAGCCACCGTGTGCGCCCAGAATGCGCCAAGCACTATTGTGCAAAAACCCACTCGACAAAGGGGAGGATCATTTTTGACAAAGAGATTCTCACGGCGCACATTTGTGCTCGCATACTGACACCAAGTGATCGCCTCCAGAAAGTGGGATCAATAAATTTCAACAGTCATCCACATTAAACACACAGCCACCAAAAATCGGGAATTAAACAAGATTTCGAACGAATGAacgagtgaatgaatgaatgaatgatgaatgaatgaagagcAGCAAACTGAAACAACATGTAAGTCCAATATGCAAAGTCCTTTTTAGAACAATATGTAAGTCTGAAAATTCTTACCATGGTCACTTGGTATtcagcatttttaaaaatactctGAAGAATGGCATCGCTTATTGTAAACAATCAGCAGGTAGAAAATTATCTATCTTACCTCGCCAGAAGTGTGTCTCCTGTCAGGGAGCACCAGCGTGTTGGCGTGGCTCCCTGGTACTATGGTGGAGCCAATACTCATTCGAGGTCCAACTAACATGTAGCGTTTGTCTCCCGATCTGTACTGGATGCTGTGACAGAGTGTGCCATCATAATTGGTTTCTTGCAGATATTTGGAAGTGTACTCGGTGGACTTGGAGCACTGCATGGCGATCAGCACCACAATGCTGATGATAAAAAGGAGCGACACTGAGCCCAAAGTGATCATCAGGTAAAAAGTCACATTGTCCTCCTCGTCCATCGTGGCCACACTTTTCACGTCGGAAGCGGCAAAAGCCTCTTTGGGCTCCACGAGTTTGACGGTCACGGTAGCTGTCGCCGAGAGCGACACGTTGCCGTTGTCTTTGACCAGGACCAGCAGGCGATGCTCGGCCTCGTCCGTCTCCGTCAAGGAGCGAAGTGTTCTGATCTGGCCCGTGTAGCGGTccaaagaaaacagactgtGGTCGCTGACTCGCTGCAGCGAATAGAGCAACCAGCCATTATAGCCGATGTCGGCGTCATAGGCTCGGACTTTGGTCACCAAGTCTCCCGCTTTGATGTTGCGGGGAATCTCCTCCACACCTTGGGCAGAACCGTTAGAGCTGACCGGATACAGGATGACTGGAACGTTGTCGTTCTGATCCAGAATGAACACCTTGACTGTCACGTTGCTGCTCAGGGGAGGACTCCCACCATCGGTGGCCACCACTTGGAACTGGAAACTTTTCAGTCTCTCAAAGTCAAAACTTTTCAAAGCTGTAACGTCTCCATTTTCGGAATTTATATTCATAAATGATGATACTGGCTTATCCTTCTCGGCTCGAGCTATTTTATATTGAATAACTGCATTTTCATCCACATCATTATCAGTTGCCTTTAAGGAGAATACTGATGCTCCGGCAATGTTGTTTTCTATCAGGTAAAAATTTAACAGGCTTTGTTCAAAACGTGGACTGTTGTCATTCACATCAGATAACTCTATGTCAAATGTTCTAAAACTAGAAAGAGGGGGATCTCCACAATCTGTAGCTTTAATTGTTATTTCATAATGAGAAACCTCCTCACGATCCAACAATCCCTTAGTGACAACTGAATAGGTGTTCTCCTTATAGGAAGGTTTCAATTCAAACGGCACATTGTTGGTGATGTGCAAAATGATTTTGCCATTTACACCAGAGTCTTTATCCATAACGCTAATGAGGGAAATAACTGTACCAGGCTTTGAATCCTCTGACACTTTATTTGAGAATGATGTCACTTCTATTATCGGGGGATTATCattgacatcttttatttttacaaccACACGACACCTGCTTGTCAGTGGAGGTGTTCCTTTGTCAGAGGCCTCAATTTCTATTTTATAAATCTCTGATTCCTCGTAGTTCACAGGGCCTTTCAACTTAATTTGGCCACTCAAACGATCCATTTCAAAAATATCAGACACTTTGCTTGCCAAAGTCTTGCTGAGGCTGTATTCTATTTCACCGTTTGTACCTTCATCTGGATCTGTTGCATTGACTCGTGCAACAATTGTACCACTTGGCACGTTTTCATATATTTCCACATTGTACGTGTCTTGACTAAACATGGGTCGATTATCGTTAATATCAAGCACAATAATGGAAACATTGAGCGTGCCTGACTTTATAGGTTTGCCCCCATCCACTGCAGTAACAATTAGGAagtgtttatttttctgttcTCTGTCTAATGACCGTTTCAGGAccaaaaacggtattttttcaTCATCACTCTGAACAATGTCCAGTTCAAAATGTTCATTAGACGTCAGCGTGTATGTGCGCACAGAATTAATTCCAGCATCTGGATCTCGGGCTGCATGCAGCTGGAATCGTGTTCCTGGAGACGAATGTTCAGCTATTTCAAAAAGCTGTTTCTTTTGAGAAAAAATAGGACTGTGGTCGTTTACATCGGTTATTTCTACCACTACATAATGCACCTCGAGAGGATTCTCAACCAGGACCTTTAGTTCAATTGAGCAGGCGCCGCTCCCTTGACAAAGCTCCTCCCGGTCAATTTTGCGTCGGACCTGCAGGTCGCCATTGTCGGCGTTTACCTCAAAATATGCGTCCGTGGCGCCTGTTACCACCCTGAAACGCCTGTCACTCAGCGAGCTTCTGTCCAATCCAAGATCTTTTGCAACATTGCCCACAACAGTTCCAGTCGCCATTTCCTCTGGAATAGAGTAGCGTAGCTCTGCCAAAGCCCGCTCCCCGAAAAACAGCAGCAGAGTGGAatgtagaaaaaataaaaatacaaagctCCTCGTTTTACATCCtcgtttttctttcattgttgtTCTAGAACGATGAAAGCTAAAtacaagacaacaacaaaatcgcacAGCCCCACCGCTGTGTGCTTTATGATTACGGAACCAAACCGCACTGCTCGGAATGTCGGAACAAATGAATGCTCTCTTCCGATTGCAGACAATGCCAGCAGGACGGCCCGGTATCTCATGGCGTTATTGGTGTCAAAGCGACATCTACAGGACATTATAAGTATTCGCAAAATAAATGATCATGCCCTGTATCATGTGACTTCATTCATCAAGCGACagaaaattcagaaaaaaatagaagaagCAAAAGTGAAACGTATTGAAGCTATTTACGGGATGGCTCTGCTTTGCTACTAAAGCAACAACATTCCTTTCATTTATACTCGTGAAGTGTAAAATTGTCACAAAATGAATGACACTGTTCCCTTTCGTTTTGAGAAAGAAGCAAGTTGAagtttcagcaccatggacagcagCATGGTCAAATCCCCATTTTCTGTTTAATCCGTTCTTTGAATAGAGCAATAATTTTGGGCATCCAGAAAACAATTATAAACAAGCTCATGGCTACATTGTTTACAATGGGGGGAGGAGGATATGAGATTTCAAATGCATCCATCCACGCATGTGTCAGGTacagaaaaaaacacattcatcTGCAATgtgaatatatcatatagccATCAACGGGGTGAGGTGCAAAAATGTACACGCATGAGCAATATTGCTTACCTCACCAGAAGTGTTTCTCCTGTCAGGGAGCACCAGAGTGTTTGCGTGGCTACCCGGGACAATGGTGGAGCCGATACTCATTCGAGGTCCAACTAACATGTAGCGTTTGTCTCCCGATCTGTACTGGATGCTGTGACACAGCGTGCCATCATAATTGGTTTCTTGCAGATATTTGGAAGTGTACTCGGTGGACTTGGAGCACTGCATGGCGATCAGCACCACGATGCTGACGACAAAAAGGAGCGACACCGAACCCAAAGTGATCATCAGGTAAAAAGTCACACTGTCCTCCTCGTCCACCGTGGCTGCACTTTTCACGTCGGAAGCCGCAAAAGCCTCTTTGGGCTCCACGAGTTTGACTGTCACGGTAGCTGTCGCAGAGAGCGACACATTGCCGTTGTCTTTAACCAGGATGAGCAGGCGGTGCTCGGCCTCGTCCGTCTCTGTCAAGGAGCGAAGTGTTCTGATCTGGCCCGTGTAGCGGTccaaagaaaacagactgtGGTCGCTGACTCGCTGCAGCGAAAAGAGCAACCAGCCGTTATAGCCGATGTCGGCGTCGTAGGCTCGGACTTTGGTCACCAAGTCTCCCGCTTTGATGTTGCGGGGAATCTCCTCCACACCTTGGGCAGAACCGTTGGAGCTGACCGGATACAGGATGACTGGAGTGTTGTCGTTCTGATCCAGAATGAACACTTTCACTGTCACGTTGCTGCTCAGTGGAGGACTCCCACCATCGGTGGCCACCACTTGGAACTGGAAATTTTTCAGTGTCTCAAAGTCAAAACTTTTTAATGCAGAGATTTGCCCATTCTCTGAATTGATGTTTAGAAAAGATGTGACATCATTTTCAATCCCTGCTCGAACAATACTGTAAGAAATAGCTGCATTTTCATTCACATCATTATCTGTTGCGCTAACAGAAAATATTGATTGCCCAGCAAGATTATTTTCCGAGAGGTAAAAGTTAAGTGGATACTGGGGGAAATGTGGCCTATTGTCATTCACATCTGATATTTGAACATTCAAAGTTTGTAAGGTAGACAATGGAGGGTCACCACAGTCAGTAGATGTGATGGTTATTTTATAGAATGACACTTGCTCTCTATCTAAATATTCCTTAGTGACAACTGagtaaatgttttctttgtagGAAGGTTTTAATTCAAATGGGACATCATTGCTAATCTGTGAAATAATTTTACCGTTCACACCGGAGTCTTTATCAGTCACACTAATCAGGGATATGACTGTACCGGGTTTGGAGTCTTCAGACACTTTATTTGACAAGGATGTGACTTCTATTTCAGGACGGTTATCattgacatcttttattttaacAATGACTCGACACCTCCCAGTTAAAGGAGGCTGCCCTTTATCAGATGCATGAATATCAAGTTTATAAATCTCAGAGTCCTCAAAATCAACAGGACCTTTCAACTTAATGAGTCCACTTCGCTTATCAAGTTCAAAAATGTCATGAGCCTTGTTTAATGTTTTGCCCAGGCTGTATTCTATGTCACCATTTGCCCCTTCATCGGGATCTGTGGCATTCACCTTTGCAATACTTACACCAATtggaatgttttcttttatttccacaGTATAAGTATCTTGACTAAAAGTTGGGCGGTTATCATTAATGTCAAGGACAATAATTGTCACATTAAGTATGCTTGATTTTTGTGGCTTCCCTCCATCGACAGCAGTAACCAACAGCACATGCTTCCTATTCTGTTCTCGGTCTAATGGTCTTTTCAGCACTAAAAATGGTATTTTCTCCTCGTCATTTTGGCTTACATCCAGTTCAAAATGTTCATTAGTCGTTAAAGTGTATGTGCGCACAGAGTTCGTTCCAGCATCTGGATCACGGGCTGCTTGCAGCTGGAAACGCGTTCCAGGGGACGAATGTTCGGCTATTTCAAATACCTGCTCTTTGTCAGAGAAGCTCGGGGAATGATCGTTCACGTCAGTAATTTCCACGACAACGTGATGCATTTCCAGCGGGTTTTCAACCAGAATTTTCAGCTCCATGACGCACGCGCCGCTGCCCTCACAAAGAACCTCTCTGTCGATTTTCCTGCGGACCTCCAACGCACCATTTTCCGGTCTGACGCGGAAAAACGTCTCTTTCGATCCAGATACTACACGAAACTGTCGAGCCACCAAAGAAGATTTTTCCAAGCCAAGATCCTTTGCAACATTTCCAACAACGGTTCCCTCTTTCACCTCCTCTGGAACGGAGTAACGAAGTTCGGCCCAGGCCTGTTTTCCCAAATATAAATGcagagacaaaacaaaagccaGCCAGTACGTGCAGTCTTTTCCGCTCCCCATCATTCAAATAGCCTGTTAAAATATGATATCCTTGTAAAATAAATTCTGCAATGTAAGTCTCGCGAAAAGCACAGGCAGACCCGCCCGGCCGGTTCACATACCGATTCTAAATGTTGAGGTGTATCAAACAAAGGATGTTCCAAGGGTGGTACAGCGTCTGTTTCGCCTTTGCTGATATTACAGTGACACCAAGAGGGAGGGAATATGAATGGCGTAATTCGTAGGCACAACCCGCTAAACTATTATTTCCAGCCGTCAACCAAAACTAAGCGCAAATGTTATTGCAAGAGACAGCAGACACCACGCATATCCAcaaagtactgtattttctcaAGACGTGATAGGCCTAAAAACAGCTGCAGTTCATAGTTGGAATTGTTTGACCAAATTGTGAGGTTGGTATCAAGGATCATCTTTAAATGACGTTTCAAATAAAGTTGCTTTATTTTTCCAATGATAAATTATTGTTTCGGAACATGTTTTTCCACTTCTACCTTTAGTTAAGTGTCTGAACAATTACAATTCTTGCGatcagtcaaataaaaaaagtaataataataatgataataaaatgcACCCCATTTTACCTACTTTGCATTATTTGCATGACAAGGGAATAAAATAGTCTTTACTCTTAATGGACCAACATAGCCACAAATAGAGCCGAAAGGTACCAAGTGATGTAAGCACTATAATGTTGAGTTAAAGAGCTGAagttgcaaattacaaaaacagacaaaatacACTCATGAGAAGTTTCATTAAATTTGCTTTGACACAGCTACAACGTTTCTATAtatttaagtttaaaaaaaggaaGTGAGGTTTACACAGATGACCAGCAAGGGTCCAAAGTGTGATGCCTGATGGTTAATGCAGAAGACGAGCAAAAGGGTGCTCCTTTGCCTTTAGCACTTGTCTCCAAAAGTCACATGTGCAGTTAGATGCCAAAcaagaaagaaagcaaataATCAATGCTCTTACCTCACCAGAAGTGTGTCTCCTGTCAGGGAGCACCAGAGTGTTAGCGTGGCTGCCCGGTACTATGGTGGAGCCGATACTCATTCGGGGTCCAACTAACATGTAGCGTTTGTCTCCCGATCTGTACTGGATGCTGTGACACAGCGTGCCATCATAATTGGTTTCTTGCAGATATTTGGAAGTGTACTCGGTGGATTTGGAGCACTGCATGGCGATCAGCACGATGATGCTGATGACAAAAAGGAGCGACACTGAGCCTAAAGTGATCATCAGGTAAAAAGTCACATTGTCCTCCTCGTCCACCGTGGCCGCACTTTTCACGTCTGAAGCCGCAAAAGCCTCTTTGGGCTCGACGAGTTTGATGGTGACAGTAGCCGTCGCAGAGAGCGACACGTTGCCGTTGTCTTTGACCAGGATGAGCAGGCGGTGCTCTGCCTCGTCCGTCTCCGTCAAGGAGCGAAGTGTTCTGATCTGCCCAGTATAGCGGTccaaagaaaacagactgtGGTCGCTGACTCTCTGCAGCGAAAAGAGCAACCAGCCATTATAGCCGATGTCGGCGTCGTAGGCTCGGACTTTGGTCACCAAGTCTCCCGCTTTGATGTTGCGGGGAATCTCCTCCGCACCTTGAGCAGAACCGTTGGAGTTGACCGGATAAAGGATGACTGGAGTGTTGTCGTTCTGATCCAGAATGAACACCTTCACTGTCACGTTGCTGCTCAGGGGAGGACTCCCACCATCCGTGGCCACCACTTGGAACTGGAaacttttcaatgtctcaaagtCAAAACTTTTTAAAGCGGAAATTTGTCCATTCTCAGAATTAATGTTCAGGAAAGATGCaatgtcatttgttttcccGTATCTCGTTATTTGATATGAAATGGCAGCATTTCCATCCATGTCTTTGTCTGTTGCAGTTACGGAGAATACAGATGTTCCCGCAATGTTGTTTTCGAAAAGATAAAATTCTAGTGGGGTTTGTTCAAAATGTGGGCTATTATCATTTACGTCAGCCACTTGAATGTTTAGCGTTTTAAACGCAGATAAAGGAGGCTGACCACAATCTATAGCTTTAATTGATAATTCATAATGTGAGACATCCTCTCGATCCAAATTTTTTTTCGTGACAACCGAGTAAGTGTTCTCCTTGTAAGATGGCTTTAATTCAAATGGTACATTATTTGTTATTTGTGAAATAATTTTAGCATTCGCACCTGAGTCTTTATCTGTGACACTGATGAGGGATATAACTGTACCGGGTTTTGAATCTTCAGGCACTTTATTTGACAGTGAAGTCACTTCAATTTGTGGGGCATTATCATTGACATCTTTTATCTTTATTATAATTCTGCATTCACCTGTCAGCGGAGGTGTCCCTTTATCTGATGCATCAACATCCAGCTCATATATGTCATTTACTTCATAATCAATTTTTCCTTTCACACGAATCTCTCCACTTCCTTTATGCAGTTCAAAAATGTCATAAACGTCTCTATTTAACGTTTTTGAAAAATTGTATTCAATTTCTCCATTAGTTCCTTCATCTGGATCTGTTGCATTCATTTGAAATATGCCCGTCccaattttaatattttctgCTATTGTAACTTCATAAATATCCTGGCTAAAAATGGGTCTATTGTCATTGCTGTCAAGAACAACAATGGACACATTTAGAGTGCCTGAAAGTGGAGGTTTACCCCCATCCACCGCTGTGACCAGCA is a window of Syngnathus typhle isolate RoL2023-S1 ecotype Sweden linkage group LG1, RoL_Styp_1.0, whole genome shotgun sequence DNA encoding:
- the LOC133162805 gene encoding protocadherin alpha-13-like → MGNGTNNREKGTPWFGVYVALLLLFGEHVWAQIRYSVPEEVKDGTVVGNIAKDLGLDISSLTDRRFRVVSGSKEAIFEVNQNNGALYVNKHIDREELCQGGSACLMELKILVENPLEIHYVLVEIADVNDHSPSFPEAEQTFEIAEHTLPGRRFQLHTARDPDAGVNSIRTYTLTQNDHFEVNIRQSDAGKVPFLVLKKSLDREQKDKHWLLVTAVDGGKPPLSGTLNVSIVVLDSNDNRPIFSQDIYEVTIAENIKIGTGIFQMNATDPDEGTNGEIEYNFSKTLNRDVYDIFELHKGSGEIRVKGKIDYEVNDIYELDVDASDKGTPPLTGECRIIIKIKDVNDNAPQIEVTSLSNKVPEDSKPGTVISLISVTDKDSGANAKIISQITNNVPFELKPSYKENTYSVVTKKNLDREDVSHYELSIKAIDCGQPPLSAFKTLNIQVADVNDNSPHFEQTPLEFYLFENNIAGTSVFSVTATDKDMDGNAAISYQITRYGKTNDIASFLNINSENGQISALKSFDFETLKSFQFQVVATDGGSPPLSSNVTVKVFILDQNDNTPVILYPVNSNGSAQGAEEIPRNIKAGDLVTKVRAYDADIGYNGWLLFSLQRVSDHSLFSLDRYTGQIRTLRSLTETDEAEHRLLILVKDNGNVSLSATATVTIKLVEPKEAFAASDVKSAATVDEEDNVTFYLMITLGSVSLLFVISIIVLIAMQCSKSTEYTSKYLQETNYDGTLCHSIQYRSGDKRYMLVGPRMSIGSTIVPGSHANTLVLPDRRHTSGEVRALIICFLSCLASNCTCDFWRQVLKAKEHPFARLLH
- the LOC133150649 gene encoding protocadherin alpha-3-like gives rise to the protein MKEKRGCKTRSFVFLFFLHSTLLLFFGERALAELRYSIPEEMATGTVVGNVAKDLGLDRSSLSDRRFRVVTGATDAYFEVNADNGDLQVRRKIDREELCQGSGACSIELKVLVENPLEVHYVVVEITDVNDHSPIFSQKKQLFEIAEHSSPGTRFQLHAARDPDAGINSVRTYTLTSNEHFELDIVQSDDEKIPFLVLKRSLDREQKNKHFLIVTAVDGGKPIKSGTLNVSIIVLDINDNRPMFSQDTYNVEIYENVPSGTIVARVNATDPDEGTNGEIEYSLSKTLASKVSDIFEMDRLSGQIKLKGPVNYEESEIYKIEIEASDKGTPPLTSRCRVVVKIKDVNDNPPIIEVTSFSNKVSEDSKPGTVISLISVMDKDSGVNGKIILHITNNVPFELKPSYKENTYSVVTKGLLDREEVSHYEITIKATDCGDPPLSSFRTFDIELSDVNDNSPRFEQSLLNFYLIENNIAGASVFSLKATDNDVDENAVIQYKIARAEKDKPVSSFMNINSENGDVTALKSFDFERLKSFQFQVVATDGGSPPLSSNVTVKVFILDQNDNVPVILYPVSSNGSAQGVEEIPRNIKAGDLVTKVRAYDADIGYNGWLLYSLQRVSDHSLFSLDRYTGQIRTLRSLTETDEAEHRLLVLVKDNGNVSLSATATVTVKLVEPKEAFAASDVKSVATMDEEDNVTFYLMITLGSVSLLFIISIVVLIAMQCSKSTEYTSKYLQETNYDGTLCHSIQYRSGDKRYMLVGPRMSIGSTIVPGSHANTLVLPDRRHTSGEVR